In Zingiber officinale cultivar Zhangliang chromosome 8B, Zo_v1.1, whole genome shotgun sequence, a single genomic region encodes these proteins:
- the LOC122016060 gene encoding uncharacterized protein LOC122016060, whose protein sequence is MFRGRDGVWSSRQQTVVVLWDLDNKTPRGPPYEAALALRRAAELFGRVLEVSAYANHHAFDHLPQWVLDQRRERRHLDVLEHKGLVEPAEPYTCGVCGRKCRTNLDLKKHFRQLHQRERQKKLDRMRSLKGKKRQRYRERFIAGNHKYEEVARSLLAPKTGYGLASELRRAGVFVKTVEDKPQAADWAIKRQMQHSMSRGIDWLFLVSDDSDFFNMVRRAREADLRTVVVGDGRTALGCQADIWVPWLRVENGEVGEELLQSGWNTTFSEMDDYDDFSDNDQGSFSSSSFYEDEMPDLDLIVDEIVIGNSRLGTLGSSAFSEEVVEDGEGFQIFGSPKSNDHLFFHSEEEDSDPFI, encoded by the coding sequence ATGTTCCGCGGCCGGGACGGTGTCTGGTCCTCTCGCCAGCAGACCGTGGTCGTCCTCTGGGACCTCGACAACAAGACGCCCCGTGGTCCCCCGTACGAGGCCGCCCTCGCCCTCCGCCGAGCCGCCGAACTCTTCGGCCGCGTTCTCGAGGTTTCTGCCTACGCCAACCACCACGCCTTTGACCACCTCCCCCAGTGGGTCCTCGACCAGCGCCGTGAGCGCCGCCACCTTGACGTCCTCGAGCATAAAGGCCTGGTCGAGCCCGCCGAGCCCTACACCTGCGGCGTCTGCGGCCGCAAGTGTCGAACGAACCTCGACCTCAAGAAGCACTTCCGCCAGCTCCACCAACGCGAACGCCAGAAGAAGCTCGACCGCATGCGCTCCCTCAAGGGGAAGAAACGGCAGAGATACCGGGAGAGGTTCATCGCTGGAAACCACAAGTACGAGGAGGTTGCCCGGTCTCTACTTGCCCCCAAGACTGGATACGGCCTTGCTTCGGAGCTTCGGCGGGCAGGTGTCTTCGTTAAGACAGTCGAGGACAAGCCACAGGCCGCGGACTGGGCGATCAAAAGGCAGATGCAACACTCGATGTCACGTGGGATTGATTGGTTGTTTCTGGTGTCGGACGACTCAGATTTTTTCAATATGGTCAGGAGGGCGAGGGAGGCTGATCTGAGGACGGTGGTGGTTGGGGATGGACGGACAGCTCTCGGATGCCAGGCTGATATTTGGGTCCCTTGGCTACGGGTGGAGAATGGGGAGGTCGGGGAAGAACTATTGCAGTCAGGATGGAACACAACCTTCTCGGAAATGGATGATTATGACGATTTTAGCGACAATGATCAAGGATCATTTTCTTCTTCGAGTTTCTATGAGGATGAAATGCCTGATTTAGACTTGATTGTCGATGAGATCGTCATTGGGAATTCCAGATTAGGTACTCTTGGCTCCTCAGCTTTCTCAGAGGAGGTGGTGGAAGATGGTGAAGGATTTCAAATCTTTGGATCACCGAAGAGTAATGACCATTTGTTCTTCCATAGCGAGGAAGAGGACAGTGATCCCTTCATCTGA